A part of Miscanthus floridulus cultivar M001 chromosome 6, ASM1932011v1, whole genome shotgun sequence genomic DNA contains:
- the LOC136458372 gene encoding vesicle transport v-SNARE 13-like: MSEVFEGYERQYCEASASLTRKCTAAAALQGEKLKQKAAEIQSGIDGAEALIRKMDLEARNLQPSIRAGLLAKIREYKSDLNNLKGALKRITSGNAQQGVREELLESGMADALGVSADQRSRLLRATERQNRTTDRLRDSHKTMLETEDLGVSILHDLNQQRQSLLRAHDVLDEVDNNVGKSRRIIGGMMRRTDRNKWIIGLIIAVLVLAILVILYFKFVH, translated from the exons ATGAGCGAGGTGTTCGAGGGCTATGAGCGCCAGTACTGCGAGGCGTCCGCCTCCCTCACCCGCAaatgcaccgccgccgccgccctacaaGGAG AGAAGTTGAAGCAGAAGGCGGCGGAGATCCAATCCGGCATCGATGGCGCTGAGGCACTG ATAAGGAAGATGGATCTCGAAGCAAGGAATCTCCAACCGAGCATTAGAGCTGGGCTCCTAGCAAAGATCAGGGAGTACAAGTCAGATCTTAATAACCTCAAGGGAGCGCTGAAGAGGATTACCAGTGGTAATGCACAGCAGGGGGTGAGGGAGGAGTTGTTGGAGTCAGGAATGGCAGATGCATTGGGG GTCTCTGCTGATCAAAGGTCAAGATTGCTCAGGGCAACCGAGAGACAGAACCGAACAACTGATAGGCTCAGAGATAGCCATAAAACTATGCTGGAGACTGAAGATCTTGGTGTCTCCATCTTGCATGACCTGAATCAACAGCGCCAATCTCTCTTGCGTGCTCATGATGTA TTGGATGAGGTGGATAACAATGTTGGCAAGAGCAGGAGGATCATCGGAGGCATGATGAGGAGAACGGATAGAAACAAGTGGATCATCGGTCTCATCATAGCAGTCCTTGTCTTGGCTATCCTTGTGATCCTATATTTCAAGTTCGTGCACTAG
- the LOC136460690 gene encoding uncharacterized protein, which translates to MATSLAEFGDPIGDRQLVLTLFCGLNEKFCHMVSNMKMQWPFPTFDGARTLLLLKEIDLNDITADYTHATPPTPPALVTAPTPPPQRPPTPAPAGSGAPARSSNPRYHGHGGKSSSSTGGPRHGGGAPSGPGTGHTNPWSSTVQLWPHGYSGLPGHMLHPPSAPYDHPQPAFNMLP; encoded by the coding sequence ATGGCCACCTCGCTCGCCGAGTTTGGTGATCCGATCGGTGATCGGCAACTCGTCCTTACCCTCTTCTGTGGCCTCAATGAGAAATTTTGCCACATGGTGTCGAATATGAAGATGCAGTGGCCCTTCCCCACGTTCGACGGGGCACGCACGCTGCTGCTCCTCAAGGAGATTGACCTCAACGACATCACTGCCGACTACACTCATGCCACACCACCGACGCCACCGGCCCTGGTCACTGCACCAACGCCACCTCCGCAGCGCCCTCCTACACCAGCCCCCGCTGGTTCCGGCGCCCCTGCTAGATCGAGCAACCCGCGCTACCATGGACATGGTGGCAAGTCTAGTAGCAGCACTGGTGGACCTCGACATGGTGGTGGCGCACCATCTGGCCCAGGCACGGGTCACACCAATCCCTGGTCTAGTACTGTGCAGTTATGGCCGCACGGTTATAGTGGTCTACCTGGCCACATGCTGCATCCTCCATCCGCGCCGTACGACCACCCCCAGCCTGCATTCAACATGCTACCCTAG